The window AAAGGGCCGTCCCCGGTTTTAGCCGGAGAGAGTCGATAAACAGCTTTGCCCGATCCATTTACACGGGATAACCCTCTTTTGGCTTTTCCCGCCGACGGAACGCATCCCTGTCCAGCGCCACGAGCGTTGAAATGAAAAATTCAAGCCAGACGGAGGCGTCATCGGTGACAAAATCGGGGTCCAAGGCGGCCCTCGACGCCAAACGGTCAATCTCCTCCTCGGGAAGGGGGATGAGGCCGAAAAGCATTTTGGTGATTTCGGGTTCATTGCCGTTTACAATCCGTCTTTCACCGTCCCCGTGGTTGAGCCAATCGAGGCGGAATTTTCCCGCCCATTTGTCGAAATAGACTCCTCGGATTACGGGGGGAATGCCGACCGGCTGTGAGAAATACAAGTGGAAGCGGTCAATCAGTCCGTTTCGCACCCGCACATCAATCCGCGGCACGGCATTGTGAGGGACGTAAAAAAACGGCGATCCCGTATTTTTGATTTTGAAACCGGTCAGGGAAAAATTCGCCTCCTCGCTGTTATGGATGATATCCCGCATCATCTCGGCCTTTTCGTTATCCAATCCGTACCGGTCAAGATGAGTGTCTTCATCGTTCAGGCCAAACGGCCGCGAACGGACAACAAGCCCCGAAGGGGAATCTTCCCCGTTTTTGCCATCCGCCGTTTCCGCTTCAAATTCCACTTTGGCGGAATAAGGGGGGATCATCTCCTCGGACAAGAGATGGATCCCGTCGAGGTTGATCTGCAGATCGGCCAACACCGCGCCACCCTTGTCGCGGCGAAGGGAGTTGACCTGAAATTCAACCCCCTTAATCGACCGGACCCGGTTTGTATTCCCACTGTTTTGAACAACCTCCCCCGCCTCTTTCAACTGATGGCGTTCGCCGGGGCGATAGACAACCCCCCGGTAAGAGGCGCCGGCCAAGAAGGGCCCTTTGACCCGAAGCCATTGGGGGAGGATCAACATCCCCGACTCACGGATGTCGGCGTCATAAAAAAGATCTCCGCTTAAGGCGAAAGGCCCGGTGACGGAACTCCGGCGAAGATCGGCCTGAATTGTTCCCGTCAGTTCTCCCGAAAAGACAAAGGGAAATTTTTCATCACCCTGCCTGAAGGCGAGCGCCAGATCGGGGAGGGGGATATCGAGATCGGCAATGGTAAAGGTCTGCTGTTTCGGGTTCCAGACGATTTCCCCTTCATAGATCACCCGCCTTTCGGCGACAAACGGGCCATCGGCCGTAAACTGAAAAACCCCCTTTACGTTTGCGATCGTTTCATCCGAATTTTTTGCATAACTCCCGACGACATCCTCGATTTCAAACCTGACCCCCTCCATCAACTCGAACGAAAAGCCGCTTAATTCAAAATTTTTCCCCGGAACGCCCGGCACGCCGTTCCACGAAACGGCCACAGGGTTTCGATCGACGGAAACGCCGGGGAGAGAGAGGACATTCCCGTCTCCGGAGAGATAGACCTGGGTGTCCTCATGCGTGTAAATGCCGCCCCCCTGCACCAGCACCGACTCGCTCCCGTTTTGGGTCATCCGCACCTCAAACTCATTGACCATCCGGCCGATGAGGTCGTTCAAACCGGTGGCGCCGCGGTTCAATTCAAGATCCGAAAAAAAGACATTCGCCTCGGCGGAACCCGAGGCGCCGCCGATAAAGGCCGGCAGTTCATCCGAATGGACCTCCAGCCATCCCCTGTACCGCCCCGTCTCGTCGTCGGCCACGCGGAAATCGACGGTGGCCGAGGCGGTGCGCCCTTCCTCATCCCCGGCGTTGCGCAAAAAATAAACCGGCAGACGCCCTTCGGCGGAGGTGATGCCGCGCGAGTCGAAATCGAGTTTTAAAGCACCCCCCGCAACCTTCGCCTCTTCTCCCAGCAGGGGATGGGGGAGATCGAGCACATAGCCGCCGTTTACAGAACGGAGTTTTATCTCCCCACTGTAAGAGGAAGGAAGAATCGACGCGAACAGACCGCCCCCCCCGCCGCTCTGTTGAACCGACTGCATAATTTCTTCCGCCATTTTTAAAAGGAGGTCCGAATTGAGGTCGCTCTGAAAACGCACCGATGGATCTCCAACCCAATCGCCTGCAAAGCCGGGGGCCCCAAAATCGCCGGCCAGACTCAAGTCGATATGAAGCAGGATATGAGAGTCTTTGTCGGGAGGAAGGTTCAAGGTCTTTCTGATCAAGGGATGCGAGGCGAGATCGATTTCCAGTTGGGGTCTGCCGCCGGAGACAATTATGCCGACGGCGGGGAGACGGTAGTAATCTTTGGTGTCTCCCACCACCGCCTTTACAACCGAACTGATTTTGGACAAAAGGGGCGAAAAACCGGCGCCGTCCCGTTTTTGAATCAGATCGACAATCTGTTCCGGCCTTAACGAGATCGAAACGCCTTTAAATGAAAAAAGATATGTCCCATCGGGCACGGCGGCCCGGCCGGCCTGAAGATTGAAGTAACCCTGAACGGTCGCCCCCGCCTCGTAATCGAGCGCTACCCATCCGCCTCCGGCGGACAATTTCACCCGTTCGGCCCGCTGGGTCCGTACCTTCAACTGCATCTCCCCCTGCGGGAGCGAGGCCGACCGCAAGAAACCTTCCGGAGGATCGGCGACGCGGCTTAGCTCTCTTTCCATCTGTTTTAAGTAGAGGTCTATCTTCTCCTGTGTGATGGAATGAGGCGGTCCGAGGCTTATTTTGTCCAGCAGTGCGGGAGCGGTGGCGGCAATCTCGAGAATTTCGTCCCATGAATTGACGGCAAGGCCGCCCAGGGGATAAAAACCTTCCACCCGGACGATCTCTTCAAATTCCCTTTTTTTCAGCCATGCCGTTGTCTTGCCGAGGGTGACCCGCACGGCATTTACCCGATATGGCGAGCGAAGCGCCCAGTCGCCGTTCCATTGTTCCCGGTTGACCGCCTCGTAGAATGAGGGGTCCACATCGATGACCTCCATTCTTCTTTGCTCCATCCACCAGTGAAAATATTTCTCTGCCCAGTCTTTGGGGAGTTTGTCGGGAAAGAGGGCGGTCAGATCGTCTTCCACCCACTCGAAAGGATAATCGTTGCGGAGGTAGACCGAATCATTGTTGGCGGCGTCGAGATAATCGGACTTGGAAAACGGATTGTCCGGTGTCGGATCAACGAGGAACTGGTAAGACGGCTCCTGTGAAATTTCGCGCGACATGATTTTTTTGGCTGACCCCAAAAAAACATCACCGTCACTTCAACAGGACGCAACTTCCACTTTTCTTGCTATTGGACTGTTCAACTCAAATGGGTTGGTCGAATTTGAAAAGAATTATCCGCCCCGGATTTTTCTTTGTCCAGATTAAACCGGAACACGATGCATTTTATGATGCACTGCATCCGTTATTATTATGACAATTACTTTTTTGCGTTCCACTATTGACGGCTGAAGAATTGATTACTGCCTCTCCTTCCCGAATTGGAAGGCGAGACTGTTTTGGCGTGCGGGGTCTTCGAGGGAGATGTTGACAAACGGCTCATCCTTTTTCCCCTCCGAAAAATCGAGGCGTGTCGTGATATGGTTATCCGAGGCATTGTCGCGCAGATCGAGGGCAAACAGGCCGCGCGCAAAGAAATCCTTGTCGGTAATCAGCGTCGCGTCGAAATGGCTGACATGCACGGTGGAACCGCCGATGTCTTTCCAGATGTTCCGGTAATATTCGAGTCCCCCTTCGGTCCACATGAAGTCCGATCTCCCTTTCTTGATCGTCACCGTTCCATCCACCAGATCGAGCCCCTTCAGTTGGGGTTTGATCTCCCCCGGCCTTTTTAAGTTCGGGGCGAGGATAACTTCAAATTGATTGACCAGCAGGTCGATTTCCGCCTCGTCAAACTGCGCCATCCCGTTGATGCCGGGAGCGCCCGGCGGCAGGAGCGATTGCCCCCTCCTGTTCACCATCAAACTGGAATCAACGGTCAGCTCCCCGGCGCCGCTTAACTCCATCCGGATCGGCTCTGCCTCCGCCTCTCCCGTCCTCTGCAGGGGTTTTACCGACAACAGATCGCCGTGCAGTTTAACCTCGCCTAAAAAGTCTGCGGCGATTTTTTTCGATTGAAGGCGCGCCGTCACTCCCGGGCCAAGAGGTTGAACGGTTGCAAAGGGGGTGTCGGTATCGATGGCAACCCGCCCCGTAAAATGGGCGGATGGCCTTGAGTTGTTTGAATTATCCACGCCCTTTTGGTAGCCGATTTCGGCTGATCCGTCGGAAAAATGAAACGCCACATCAAATCCTTTGGCATGAGTTGCCCCCTTTAATGCACCGTGATGTCTCGAGGCGATCTGACGCATGGACACATTCCCTCTGTCCGCGACCCCAAGGGTCACCGTGGCCTGCGGGATTTTCAGGCCGATTCCCCACCGGACGAGGCCGACATCTCCATTCCCGCCGGTTGCAAGAACCAGCGCCGAATCCATGCGCCCCTCTACCCCCGCCGCATTTTCGAGCAGAACATACCGTTCCATCAACCGCCCCTGTTCCCCTTCTTTTTTCCCCTTTTCCCGGTTGAAGACATGAACCTCCAGCGCGTCCGACGGATTAAAAGCAAACCCAATCCCGAGCCCCCACTTTCCTTCTTCATTTTTCTCCAGGCCGCCGGAAAGGCCTGAAAAGATGTTTTTTTGAGCCGAGTGAAGCATGTACGAGGGGCCCTCTTCCGAAAGATCGGCATATTCGATTGTCCTGATCCCCAGTTTTGCGGCGGTCATTGTAAAACGGTTTTCATCCGTCATCTTGAACGCAAGTCCCTCTGCCGAACCCTCTTCCAGAATCAACTGCTGATCCCCCGCTTCAATCACCAGCCGTTCCACCAGGGGAAAATCGAGCCGAACCGTTTTGTTCGCGTAATCGAAGTCGGCGACAAGCCGGTTCAGATCCGGATTACCGTGATCGCCATGAAAGGGACAGGCCTCTTCCAGACATTCGAACCGGATTTTGGCAAAACCCAGATTGTATTCGCCGTCAGGATCGAGCTTTGTGTCGATATGCAGAGACGTCAGATCTTTCGGGGAAAGAGGAGGGGTTCCTTCAAGGCTGTTCTTCTTTGCAGACCCAACCAGTAAATCAGGTTTATCCGAACCGGAAGACGGGGCGGTCGGAGCCCGACTGGCGGTCGGAGCCCGACTGGCGGAATCCAAGGGAGATTTGCCGTCCCCGGCCGATTGAATCAACTTCTCAAAATCGAGATCCGAAATCACCTTAAACCAGACCTCCAGATCGCGCGGATATTTTTCGTCGAAGCCGTGCTGTATGAGGAGTTCGCGCAGTTCCCCCGGCGTTTTTTTCCAGGCAAACTCCGTGGCCTTTTTCCGCGTCCACGAATCGGGCCAGGGGGAGATGTCGACAAAAATTTCGCCGGAGGCCAGATCGAAATAAAAACCGTTGATGGCCGCGACAGGGACAAACCCGAAGAGACGAACGCAGACATTCTCCGAAAAGTGGACATCGACATTCCGGATTTTTCCAAAACCATCCGGGGGTTCATCCTTTTCATAGTTAAAATCGAAATCGACGCTCGTGTTTTTGGCAAAATGATAATCGAACCATCCCGACTTTGCAGGATACGAACCCCCTTTGCCGCCGAAAAGGAGGAGCCCTTCGTGTCGTTTTTGCATCCGGCGCTGGGTTTTTTCAACCCATCCGTTGCGGGCCAAATCTTTGCAGAGAGGGCTTTTTTTCCGCCACTTTTTAAAATAATCGCGGTTGTATTTCTCCTTTGTGATTGTAATCAGCCCCTCCTCGGCCGAGAGCAACGCCTCGGCCGCCGGTTTGATGAGATCGGCGGGCGAGTCGATCTTTGCCTCCTCAAAACCGGACGGGGTTGTCTCCCCGGCCTCTTCAAAGATATCGCCCAAATCCTCCGGATTGAATCCATCGTCCAGATCAAGAGGGGTAAAGGGTGGGATGGTTGATTCATGGGGTATCCAGTCGATATCCAGCGAAAAAGCGACCGGCTCTTGCGCCAGCCATTTTTGGACAAGTTTCCGATTCGCCGGCGTGAGGGAGGCCAGATAACGATCGGCTTTCACACCGTTTAAATCGACTTTCAGTTTCCCCGTCAGTTGATCGGGGCGCGAGGAGGCAGAGTTCCAATCAAACCCTTCCAGACCAACCCGCGCATGAGCCTGTTCGATCAGCGCGATCAGCGCCTTCGTCTCCGGTTTTCCGTCGTAGGCGGCAAACCGGCCGTTCATATTGAGTCTGTCGACGGGAACCGATTTGTCATTCAAGTTGTCGGCGGCCGAGAGATTCCCCGTGAAGGTGAAAGAATATTTTTTTCCGTTCATCTCGGCGCTTAAAAAAGCGCCGGTGACTTGAAGATCGGCCGAGGCTTTGCCGTCGCGATAGCGAACCTCCCCCCCCAGACCGTGGATAAAAGAAAAGAGATCGCCCCGCGACGCCTTGACATCCGTCAGATCGAATGTCGAAGAAATTTCCTTCGTGTCCCGGTTGTACCGGGCGATGAGATCGTCCGCCGCCCCCCGCGCCGATCCGTTTTTTGTCTGTGCCTCAAACAGGAACGGAGCGGCAGAAAACGAATCGAATGACAACGGGATATCGGCCAGAAAATCAAATGCCCCCACCTCGAGACCCTTGTCAACATTGCGATAGCCTCCCGTGAGATTGACCGTCATCCCTTTTTCCCCCTGATCGATATCGGCAATGAACTGCGTCAAGGCGCCGTCATCGCGCAACGCCTCCGCCAGCACGCGGGCGCTCACCTTATCGATCATCCCCTTGAAATCGGTGGAATCGGATTCCCAGTCGGGGAAATAAAATTCCACCGCCACTTTCCCCTCTTGGGCGACTTCAAGACCATCGGCGTGAAACACTATTTCGGCGGACAATTTTTTCGTTTCGGTATTGAACCGGAATTGGATCTCGCCGGAGAATTCCATCACACCCTCCCCTTCAATTTTAATTTGCGTGACCGGAATAATACCGCGAAGTTCATAATTGGTGGGGGCATTCCAGTCGAAAAAGATTTGTGCATCGTTGATGGAGACGGCGACTTCACGCCCCCCCAATCGAATCATGAACTCGGTGTCGATATCGGACGCCAGGGCATATGAGTGAACCTCCGAATCGAAACGCGCATGCTCCGCCAAAAACCGGGCGATTTTTGAGCCGGTGTCTCCCTTCTTTTTTTCTTCCCCCTTTTCTTTCGGCCCGATGATCTTTTCCCGGTTGTACGAATCCCTCAAATCGGGGATCAGCTGTCTGATTTCATCAAGCGGAATTTTCTCCCTGAAGGCCCCCTTTTCGTCCGTCAGTTTTTCCAGCGCGGGAATGCGATGAAGCTCCGGCCCCAAACGCCAGGCAAAGATGGAATTGATGCCCGAGTCGAATAGATCTTCCTGCCTCCCCGATAAAAAATCGACCCCTTCCTGCAGGACGTCACTGCAAAACCGGTCGAGAAAATCCGGAAACCAGGAGCTGTGGATATTCGGGACATCGAAAATCAGGACAGGATGGCCGTTGTCAATACGAATGCCGCGGATCGGGATTTCGTAATTCGATTTTTGGACAAACGCCGAATCGGAATCGAGCGAAAGAATCAGCCGCCCCCCTTTTGATTCGATAAAGGCGCCGGAATTCAGGATCAGTGCGTCTTCCTGGATGTTGGGAGGAAATTCAAGCGTGCCGAGGTCGATCTGGATGCGGTAGTCGAACCAATGGGGGAGTTCCAGGTGAATGACCAGCGGATCATCCGTTTGGATTAAGATGGGCGTTTCGAAACGATCGACTCGAACGGGGCCTTTGGTCTGCGTCTTTTCCGGGACAGCGGCTCCCCTTCCTGTCCCCCAGTCTCCCAAATGGATTAACGGATGTCCTTTCCATTCCACGTCGGGGATTTTTTTTGGAAGACGAAAATCGGCGTCCGTGACATGCGGGCGTGCAATCGCCTCGGCGGCATTGTTGATCGTTTCATCCACGCACGACCGGAGGGATTCATCGACGTGGTCTTCCGGACGATCGGAGAAATAAAGGGAAGGGAAACGGCCGGAGATGTTGCATGAATCAGGCATGGGTTCCTTTTGCGAATACTCCCTTATCGGCTGAAACGCAAAAAAAGTTGCGGGGAAAATGAAGTGAAAGTAACGTGACATTCAAAAAGGCTTTACTACGGCAAAGTAGAAAATGGCGGGGATAATGAGGGCCAGCATCGGAATAATCCAGCGGTAAAAAATCTTCCGGCGCCTCAAGAATTTTTGCCAAACCGGATTTTTAATGTTGTCTCCCAAACGACGGGCCTTTCGGTAGAGATAGTGCGAAATCCAGATGTCCACGATTTCAATCAGCACAACCAACCCAACCAGCATCAGCTTTTTGGAAAACCAGGGTTGATCGATGACATGCCAACCCATCTTTTCGACCATGGCAACGCCGCTGGCCAGGAGAAAAAGAAATGCAACATGCTCGACGATAAGCACCTGCTCGTAATTTTTTTCGACCCACACCAGAGGAACGGACGATTTTTCGCGATGGGCCTTCAACAAGAACCAGTAGGCGCCGAGGGAGGGGCCAAGCCAGAGAACGACAGCGACAACGTGGATGAGCTTGTAAACAAGATAGCTCATTTTTTACCTTTCATGAGAAAGGCAAGACAAAAAAGCCACAAAAGAAATGCCGTCATGAGCGCCCCTGTGACGATGACCATCGCCATTTTGTATTTCAATAAAGTAACGACCGAGAGAGCAAGACCCAGAAACCAGACAACGAGCCCCCCCTTGGCCCAGCTTTTGGAAACCGTCGCGCTTTGGAGCGTAACGATGTTAAGGACAAGCCCGCCGACACTGTACAGCCCGTTTCCCAAAAAGCCGGTCAGCAGTTCGGACAAGCGGGCCCACGCCGTCATCTGATGGACGAACGTTCCCCCCGCCTCGGTGGGAATATTCTGCAGGGCGGCCCATTTGGGAATGACGGCGATATACATCACGTCGGCAATGGTGTCGGGCACCAACCCCATCGCCGCCAGTAGAACGCCAAAAACAATCAGCGGACGACTTGAAGGCGCATCGACAAAAAATCCCCAGGCGACAAAAAAGTAGATAAGCGCCACCGCCGCCGCGATCCAGACGAGCCAGCCAAAAACCCAGAGCCAATAAAAGTCGCGAAGATAGGCCGTTTGCGCCTCGAAATGGCCGTCCAGCCCCAGCCCGGGGCGGATGAGAAAAAGCATGGCAAGGGAGGCGCTACCGTTGAAAAGAAAGGCGATGATGGTGGCGCGTCTGAAGGACTTTATATCGTGCATCACGCAAAATCATGTATACCCTTTTTTTGGGATCAAAGCGAATCAGAAAACAGTGGATGCCTCCGGCGAATGTGAGATATAAGCTTCTTGTGAAGCTTTTTGTTGTCCTGCACCTGATCGGCCCTGCTCTTCTTTTTTACTCCATTGCCTATTTTTTCGCCCGGCCGGACGATTGGACCGGCCCGGCGGTGATGATCCCCGTCGGTCTGATCATCACTCTTCTGGCCCAGTATTTCGGGCTTAAGCGGATCCGGAAAGAAACAAAAACCTACTGGCGGATTGTCCTTATCGGCACGCAAATCGCGGGACCCGTGGGGGGCGTGATCATCGGGGTCATGATTTATCTCCTCCTGACGAATCGATTATAACTCACCAAACAGCCGACAGCTATACCGACGCGCGGGCGGTATAGAGGAATTTTTTGAAGGAAGAGAAGGTATCGATGACGGCAGTCGGCTCGTATCCGCAGTGGACCATACAGTCGGCGCATTTGGGGTGGTTGCCGGTTCCGTATTTTTCCCACTCGGTTGTTTCCATCAGCTCTTTGAATGTTTTGGCGTACCCTTCGCCGAGGAGATAGCACGGCTTTTGCCAGCCAAAGACATTGCGGGTGGGGTTTCCCCACGGGGTGCACCGGTATTCGATTTTTCCCATCAGAAAATCGAGAAAGAGCGGCGATTGGTTGAACCTCCATGTCTTTTTGGGATTGGACAACACCTTGCTGAAAAACCCCCGTGCCCGTTCGCGGCGCAAAAAATGCGTCTGGTCGGGGGCCTTCTCATACTGATACCCCGGCGAGACCATCATCCCTTCCACGCCGAGTTCCATCGCAAAATCAAAAAACTTGCGGACATCCTCCGGATTTTCACCGTCGAAAAGGGTGGAATTGGTGGTCACGCGGAACCCCTTTTCCTTTGCCGCCTTGATCGCCTTGACGGCCACATCGAAAATCCCCTCCCGCGAGACCATTTCGTCGTGGACATGTTTGAGGCCGTCGAGATGGATGCTGAAGGTCAAGTATCTGGAAGGACGAAACAGATCGAGTTTTCTTTCCAGCAGGATGGCGTTGGTGCAGAGGTAAATATAGCGCTTTTGTTTGATAAGCCCTTCAACAATCTGATCGATTTCCGGATGGATAAGCGGTTCGCCGCCGGGGAGCGAGACCATCGGGGCGCCGCACTCCTCGGCTGACTGAAGACACTCCTCGACCGACAGCCGTTTCTGAAGCGTTTCTTCCGGAAACTGGATTTTCCCGCACCCCTTGCATTCGAGATTGCACCGAAAAAGGGGCTCAAGCATCAGCACGAGGGGATAGCGTCTTACCCCTTTGAGCTTCTGCCCCATGATGTACGAAAAGACCCGCAGACCTTGAGATAAAGGAACAGCCACTAAAACGTGAATCGTGGATCGTGGATCGTGGATCGAAAAGGGAACCGCCGATCAGAAACCACAACTCTAGATTATGCCATTTGCATAATTTTCTGGACCAATTTCGAAATACCGGCCTCCGCCTCAGCGATATTCTGCGCCAGCATATAGGCCGGGGTGGAGACTATCCTGTTTTTTTCATCAACGCAAATGTCATCCACCGGCCTCATTTGATGCACCGCCCCCATTTTTTCCAATGCCTTGGCAGTGAAGGCATCGGCGCCGATGGTGAGTTGAACCTTTTTGGGACCAAGGACGCGCGCACCGATAGCCGGTGCAATGCAGATAAACCCGATCGGTTTTCCGGCGGAATGAAATTCTTCAATCACCCGACCTACCTCGGGATGGACGGTGCAATCGGCCCCCTTTTGGCCAAAATCACAAAGATTGAGCGCCGCCCCATATCCCCCCGGGAAGATGAGGGCATCGGCTGATGAACCCTTCAATTCTTTCAGATCCTT is drawn from Deltaproteobacteria bacterium and contains these coding sequences:
- the hpnH gene encoding adenosyl-hopene transferase HpnH, which translates into the protein MAVPLSQGLRVFSYIMGQKLKGVRRYPLVLMLEPLFRCNLECKGCGKIQFPEETLQKRLSVEECLQSAEECGAPMVSLPGGEPLIHPEIDQIVEGLIKQKRYIYLCTNAILLERKLDLFRPSRYLTFSIHLDGLKHVHDEMVSREGIFDVAVKAIKAAKEKGFRVTTNSTLFDGENPEDVRKFFDFAMELGVEGMMVSPGYQYEKAPDQTHFLRRERARGFFSKVLSNPKKTWRFNQSPLFLDFLMGKIEYRCTPWGNPTRNVFGWQKPCYLLGEGYAKTFKELMETTEWEKYGTGNHPKCADCMVHCGYEPTAVIDTFSSFKKFLYTARASV
- the elbB gene encoding isoprenoid biosynthesis glyoxalase ElbB, yielding MPKKIAIVLSGCGVKDGSEIHESVLTLLAVVKNGGAPLFFAPGGNQTTVTNHLSNDATGEKRNILVESARIARGQIKDLKELKGSSADALIFPGGYGAALNLCDFGQKGADCTVHPEVGRVIEEFHSAGKPIGFICIAPAIGARVLGPKKVQLTIGADAFTAKALEKMGAVHQMRPVDDICVDEKNRIVSTPAYMLAQNIAEAEAGISKLVQKIMQMA
- a CDS encoding DUF2269 family protein, yielding MSYLVYKLIHVVAVVLWLGPSLGAYWFLLKAHREKSSVPLVWVEKNYEQVLIVEHVAFLFLLASGVAMVEKMGWHVIDQPWFSKKLMLVGLVVLIEIVDIWISHYLYRKARRLGDNIKNPVWQKFLRRRKIFYRWIIPMLALIIPAIFYFAVVKPF